The Xiphophorus couchianus chromosome 5, X_couchianus-1.0, whole genome shotgun sequence genome includes a region encoding these proteins:
- the nt5c2b gene encoding cytosolic purine 5'-nucleotidase isoform X3, translating to MYGNLLKVDAYGNILVCVHGFNFLRGPDIRERYPNKFIQRDDTERFYILNTLFNLPETYLFACLVDFFSNCDRYTSCETGFKDGDLFMSYKSMFQDVRDAVDWVHFKGTLKEKTVENLEKYVVRDGKLPLLLSRMNEVAKIFLATNSDYKYTDKIMTYLFDFPHGPKPGTAHKPWQSYFDLILVDARKPVFFGEGTVLRQVDTTTGRLKIGTYTGPLQHGIVYSGGSSDIMCDLLGAKGKDILYIGDHIFGDILKSKKRQGWRTFLVIPELAQELHVWTDKSSLFEELQSLDVFLAELYKHLDSSSNERPDISTIQRRVKKVTHDMDMCYGMMGSLFRSGSRQTLFASQVMRYADLYAASFINLLYYPFSYLFRAAHVLMPHESTVEHAHVDIDVESPLATRNRTQCSDCKDLECKRNHLTRSFSEIKPPNLFPQTPQEITHCHDEDDDEEEE from the exons ATGTATGGAAACCTACTGAAGGTTGATGCTTATGGCAACATCCTGGTTTGTGTCCACGGGTTTAACTTCCTCCGAGG TCCTGATATCCGTGAACGATACCCCAACAAGTTTATCCAGAGGGACGACACAGAGCGCTTTTATATCCTTAACACACTCTTCAACCTCCCAG aAACCTACCTTTTTGCTTGTCTTGTGGATTTCTTCTCCAACTGTGACCGATACACAAG CTGTGAAACGGGCTTCAAGGACGGCGACCTCTTTATGTCCTACAAGAGCATGTTCCAGGACGTTCGGGACGCGGTGGACTGGGTTCACTTCAAG ggAACGCTGAAGGAGAAAACTGTGGAAAACCTGGAGAAGTACGTAGTGAGAGAT GGGAAGCTCCCACTTCTCCTGAGCCGGATGAATGAAGTGGCCAAGATTTTCCTGGCTACCAACAGCGACTACAAATACACGGAC AAAATTATGACTTACCTGTTTGACTTTCCACACGGCCCCAAG CCCGGCACCGCTCACAAGCCCTGGCAGTCCTACTTCGACCTGATCCTGGTGGACGCCAGGAAGCCCGTCTTCTTCGGGGAGGGAACCGTTCTCCGACAGGTTGACACG ACCACAGGACGTCTAAAGATTGGAACCTACACCGGACCTCTGCAGCACGGCATAGTGTACTCAGGAG GTTCCTCGGACATCATGTGTGACCTGTTGGGGGCCAAAGGGAAGGACATTTTGTACATTGGGGACCATATCTTCGGAGACATCCTCAAGTCTAAGAAGCGTCAGGGCTGGAGAACGTTCCTGGTGATTCCTGAGCTGGCCCAGGAGCTGCACGTTTGGACCGACAAGAGTT CGCTATTCGAGGAACTTCAAAGCCTGGACGTTTTCTTGGCAGAGCTTTACAA ACATctggacagcagcagcaacgaGAGGCCTGACATCAGCACTATTCAGAGAAGAGTCAAG AAAGTCACGCACGACATGGACATGTGCTACGGCATGATGGGGAGCCTTTTCCGCAGCGGCTCCAGACAGACTCTGTTCGCCTCCCAGGTGATGCGTTACGCTGACCTGTACGCCGCTTCCTTCATCAACCTGCTGTACTACCCCTTCAGCTACCTGTTCAGAGCCGCGCACGTGCTG ATGCCTCACGAGTCAACGGTTGAGCACGCCCACGTGGACATCGACGTGGAGTCGCCGCTGGCCACGCGTAACCGCACCCAGTGCAGCGACTGCAAGGACCTGGAGTGCAAACGCAACCACCTGACCCGCTCCTTCAGCGAGATCAAGCCTCCCAACCTGTTCCCCCAGACGCCCCAGGAGATCACTCACTGCCACGACGAGGATgacgacgaggaggaggagtaa
- the nt5c2b gene encoding cytosolic purine 5'-nucleotidase isoform X2, translating into MEKIKCFGFDMDYTLAVYKSPEYESLGFELTVERLVSIGYPQELLSFVYDPSFPTRGLVFDTMYGNLLKVDAYGNILVCVHGFNFLRGPDIRERYPNKFIQRDDTERFYILNTLFNLPETYLFACLVDFFSNCDRYTSCETGFKDGDLFMSYKSMFQDVRDAVDWVHFKGTLKEKTVENLEKYVVRDGKLPLLLSRMNEVAKIFLATNSDYKYTDKIMTYLFDFPHGPKPGTAHKPWQSYFDLILVDARKPVFFGEGTVLRQVDTTTGRLKIGTYTGPLQHGIVYSGGSSDIMCDLLGAKGKDILYIGDHIFGDILKSKKRQGWRTFLVIPELAQELHVWTDKSSLFEELQSLDVFLAELYKHLDSSSNERPDISTIQRRVKKVTHDMDMCYGMMGSLFRSGSRQTLFASQVMRYADLYAASFINLLYYPFSYLFRAAHVLMPHESTVEHAHVDIDVESPLATRNRTQCSDCKDLECKRNHLTRSFSEIKPPNLFPQTPQEITHCHDEDDDEEEE; encoded by the exons ATGGAGAAAATCAAGTGCTTTGGTTTTGATATGGATTACACTTTAGCAG TCTACAAGTCACCTGAGTACGAGTCGTTGGGCTTTGAACTGACGGTGGAGAGGCTGGTGTCCATTGGTTATCCCCAGGAGCTGCTCAGCTTCGTCTACGATCCTTCGTTTCCCACCAG AGGCCTTGTGTTTGATACCATGTATGGAAACCTACTGAAGGTTGATGCTTATGGCAACATCCTGGTTTGTGTCCACGGGTTTAACTTCCTCCGAGG TCCTGATATCCGTGAACGATACCCCAACAAGTTTATCCAGAGGGACGACACAGAGCGCTTTTATATCCTTAACACACTCTTCAACCTCCCAG aAACCTACCTTTTTGCTTGTCTTGTGGATTTCTTCTCCAACTGTGACCGATACACAAG CTGTGAAACGGGCTTCAAGGACGGCGACCTCTTTATGTCCTACAAGAGCATGTTCCAGGACGTTCGGGACGCGGTGGACTGGGTTCACTTCAAG ggAACGCTGAAGGAGAAAACTGTGGAAAACCTGGAGAAGTACGTAGTGAGAGAT GGGAAGCTCCCACTTCTCCTGAGCCGGATGAATGAAGTGGCCAAGATTTTCCTGGCTACCAACAGCGACTACAAATACACGGAC AAAATTATGACTTACCTGTTTGACTTTCCACACGGCCCCAAG CCCGGCACCGCTCACAAGCCCTGGCAGTCCTACTTCGACCTGATCCTGGTGGACGCCAGGAAGCCCGTCTTCTTCGGGGAGGGAACCGTTCTCCGACAGGTTGACACG ACCACAGGACGTCTAAAGATTGGAACCTACACCGGACCTCTGCAGCACGGCATAGTGTACTCAGGAG GTTCCTCGGACATCATGTGTGACCTGTTGGGGGCCAAAGGGAAGGACATTTTGTACATTGGGGACCATATCTTCGGAGACATCCTCAAGTCTAAGAAGCGTCAGGGCTGGAGAACGTTCCTGGTGATTCCTGAGCTGGCCCAGGAGCTGCACGTTTGGACCGACAAGAGTT CGCTATTCGAGGAACTTCAAAGCCTGGACGTTTTCTTGGCAGAGCTTTACAA ACATctggacagcagcagcaacgaGAGGCCTGACATCAGCACTATTCAGAGAAGAGTCAAG AAAGTCACGCACGACATGGACATGTGCTACGGCATGATGGGGAGCCTTTTCCGCAGCGGCTCCAGACAGACTCTGTTCGCCTCCCAGGTGATGCGTTACGCTGACCTGTACGCCGCTTCCTTCATCAACCTGCTGTACTACCCCTTCAGCTACCTGTTCAGAGCCGCGCACGTGCTG ATGCCTCACGAGTCAACGGTTGAGCACGCCCACGTGGACATCGACGTGGAGTCGCCGCTGGCCACGCGTAACCGCACCCAGTGCAGCGACTGCAAGGACCTGGAGTGCAAACGCAACCACCTGACCCGCTCCTTCAGCGAGATCAAGCCTCCCAACCTGTTCCCCCAGACGCCCCAGGAGATCACTCACTGCCACGACGAGGATgacgacgaggaggaggagtaa
- the nt5c2b gene encoding cytosolic purine 5'-nucleotidase isoform X1 has product MMTSWSDRLQNYADLPANMDGVTMKKYRREPYHRIFVNRSLAMEKIKCFGFDMDYTLAVYKSPEYESLGFELTVERLVSIGYPQELLSFVYDPSFPTRGLVFDTMYGNLLKVDAYGNILVCVHGFNFLRGPDIRERYPNKFIQRDDTERFYILNTLFNLPETYLFACLVDFFSNCDRYTSCETGFKDGDLFMSYKSMFQDVRDAVDWVHFKGTLKEKTVENLEKYVVRDGKLPLLLSRMNEVAKIFLATNSDYKYTDKIMTYLFDFPHGPKPGTAHKPWQSYFDLILVDARKPVFFGEGTVLRQVDTTTGRLKIGTYTGPLQHGIVYSGGSSDIMCDLLGAKGKDILYIGDHIFGDILKSKKRQGWRTFLVIPELAQELHVWTDKSSLFEELQSLDVFLAELYKHLDSSSNERPDISTIQRRVKKVTHDMDMCYGMMGSLFRSGSRQTLFASQVMRYADLYAASFINLLYYPFSYLFRAAHVLMPHESTVEHAHVDIDVESPLATRNRTQCSDCKDLECKRNHLTRSFSEIKPPNLFPQTPQEITHCHDEDDDEEEE; this is encoded by the exons aATCTTCGTCAATAGAAGCTTGGCAATGGAGAAAATCAAGTGCTTTGGTTTTGATATGGATTACACTTTAGCAG TCTACAAGTCACCTGAGTACGAGTCGTTGGGCTTTGAACTGACGGTGGAGAGGCTGGTGTCCATTGGTTATCCCCAGGAGCTGCTCAGCTTCGTCTACGATCCTTCGTTTCCCACCAG AGGCCTTGTGTTTGATACCATGTATGGAAACCTACTGAAGGTTGATGCTTATGGCAACATCCTGGTTTGTGTCCACGGGTTTAACTTCCTCCGAGG TCCTGATATCCGTGAACGATACCCCAACAAGTTTATCCAGAGGGACGACACAGAGCGCTTTTATATCCTTAACACACTCTTCAACCTCCCAG aAACCTACCTTTTTGCTTGTCTTGTGGATTTCTTCTCCAACTGTGACCGATACACAAG CTGTGAAACGGGCTTCAAGGACGGCGACCTCTTTATGTCCTACAAGAGCATGTTCCAGGACGTTCGGGACGCGGTGGACTGGGTTCACTTCAAG ggAACGCTGAAGGAGAAAACTGTGGAAAACCTGGAGAAGTACGTAGTGAGAGAT GGGAAGCTCCCACTTCTCCTGAGCCGGATGAATGAAGTGGCCAAGATTTTCCTGGCTACCAACAGCGACTACAAATACACGGAC AAAATTATGACTTACCTGTTTGACTTTCCACACGGCCCCAAG CCCGGCACCGCTCACAAGCCCTGGCAGTCCTACTTCGACCTGATCCTGGTGGACGCCAGGAAGCCCGTCTTCTTCGGGGAGGGAACCGTTCTCCGACAGGTTGACACG ACCACAGGACGTCTAAAGATTGGAACCTACACCGGACCTCTGCAGCACGGCATAGTGTACTCAGGAG GTTCCTCGGACATCATGTGTGACCTGTTGGGGGCCAAAGGGAAGGACATTTTGTACATTGGGGACCATATCTTCGGAGACATCCTCAAGTCTAAGAAGCGTCAGGGCTGGAGAACGTTCCTGGTGATTCCTGAGCTGGCCCAGGAGCTGCACGTTTGGACCGACAAGAGTT CGCTATTCGAGGAACTTCAAAGCCTGGACGTTTTCTTGGCAGAGCTTTACAA ACATctggacagcagcagcaacgaGAGGCCTGACATCAGCACTATTCAGAGAAGAGTCAAG AAAGTCACGCACGACATGGACATGTGCTACGGCATGATGGGGAGCCTTTTCCGCAGCGGCTCCAGACAGACTCTGTTCGCCTCCCAGGTGATGCGTTACGCTGACCTGTACGCCGCTTCCTTCATCAACCTGCTGTACTACCCCTTCAGCTACCTGTTCAGAGCCGCGCACGTGCTG ATGCCTCACGAGTCAACGGTTGAGCACGCCCACGTGGACATCGACGTGGAGTCGCCGCTGGCCACGCGTAACCGCACCCAGTGCAGCGACTGCAAGGACCTGGAGTGCAAACGCAACCACCTGACCCGCTCCTTCAGCGAGATCAAGCCTCCCAACCTGTTCCCCCAGACGCCCCAGGAGATCACTCACTGCCACGACGAGGATgacgacgaggaggaggagtaa